The Bemisia tabaci chromosome 5, PGI_BMITA_v3 genome includes a window with the following:
- the awd gene encoding nucleoside diphosphate kinase — protein sequence MADNKERSFIMIKPDGVQRGLVGKIIERFESKGFKLVAMKLVHANEDLLKKHYSDLSARPFFPGLVKYMSSGPVVPMVWEGLNVVKTGRQMLGATDPKDSAPGTIRGDFCIQVGRNIIHGSDSVDSAKKEISLWFPEKEIFNWQPASYSWVYEN from the exons ATGGCTGACAACAAAGAGAGATCCTTCATCATGATCAAACCCGATGGAGTTCAACGAGGACTcgtcggtaaaattatcgagcgATTCGAGAGCAAGGGCTTCAAGCTGGTTGCCATGAAGTTGGTCCAC GCCAACGAAGACCTCCTGAAGAAGCATTACTCTGACCTCTCCGCCCGTCCTTTCTTCCCAGGTCTAGTTAAATACATGTCTTCTGGACCAGTTGTGCCCATG GTTTGGGAAGGTTTGAACGTTGTTAAAACTGGACGTCAAATGCTTGGCGCAACCGACCCCAAAGACTCAGCTCCCGGAACCATCAGAGGAGACTTCTGCATCCAAGTTGGAAG aaacATCATTCATGGATCAGACTCTGTCGATTCGGCCAAGAAAGAAATCAGTCTCTGGTTCCCTGAGAAAGAAATCTTCAACTGGCAGCCAGCTAGTTACTCATGGGTCTACGAAAACTAG
- the LOC109030905 gene encoding PP2C-like domain-containing protein CG9801: MPSFRQKIAGLIRQLSAPSDTRPEADVSVASSAFIQQYLNRKEAHRDEPKILHGRSYQELPSQKVGQLSYPVITAMTGPGGGLTTVNQQQRCLSTSDPDVHFIDVVDDEISCRNVDETDRQLRDANSNLSTLLPPLSSKSSLEFHPLQKSDSAPDAYSKINFEINKNSELKKEIAGVSEWSSGNSRAYGASMTLYEMHPLTRVHAGEPIADCFAIVSRKNSAIIVLADGVNWGHKASLAARAAVHGCVDYLNKAIFSKPTQGVTTTTDVFIALLRSFHAAHTLILQEQGMLTTLTAAVVLPSAVPDKYIVCTCNVGDSLAYVYSPKYGVREITQGSHDVHSMRDMRDALGALGPVDGQNPELSNLTLSMTDVFPGDVVFLTSDGVSDNLDPVVGKFAGLPSIEAHQRHRLTLLRTEDLLKHGVSGKGPSCTSAKELVKLLLDFVTHLTAAKRRILEDVELYSGAEGKALSRSEQRCKRKEICGKLALVPGKLDHATCVAYTVGDVQPFS; encoded by the exons ATGCCCTCGTTCCGTCAAAAAATTGCAGGTCTGATACGGCAGCTCTCCGCTCCCTCAGACACCAGACCTGAGGCCGATGTTTCCGTCGCATCCTCTGCTTTTATACAACAGTACTTGAACAG gaaagaagCCCACAGAGATGAGCCGAAAATCCTTCATGGGAGGTCGTACCAGGAGCTTCCATCCCAAAAAGTGGGTCAACTTTCATACCCAGTCATCACAGCAATGACTGGCCCAGGCGGAGGGTTGACAACGGTAAACCAGCAACAAAGATGTCTGTCAACGAGTGATCCAGATGTGCATTTCATCGATGTTGTTGATGATGAAATCAGCTGCCGAAATG TCGATGAAACAGATCGTCAGTTACGAGATGCAAACAGTAACTTATCAACTTTACTACCTCCATTATCTTCTAAGTCAAGTCTAGAGTTCCATCCACTTCAAAAGTCAGACAGTGCTCCTGACGCATATAGCAAAATTAACTTtgaaatcaacaaaaattcag AATTGAAGAAAGAAATTGCAGGTGTCTCTGAGTGGAGTTCAGGGAACAGCAGAGCATATGGAGCTTCCATGACACTCTATGAGATGCATCCCTTGACAAGGGTCCATGCGGGAGAGCCTATCGCAGATTGCTTCGCAATTGTCAGTCGGAAGAACTCTGCAATTATAGTGCTAGCGGATGGGGTAAATTGGGGACACAAAGCGTCTTTGGCAGCGCGTGCAGCTGTTCATGGCTGCGTTGATTACCTGAATAAAGCCATATTTTCAAAACCAACTCAGGGTGTAACCACAACCACT GATGTGTTTATCGCCTTGCTAAGGTCCTTCCATGCAGCCCACACATTGATCCTGCAAGAACAAGGCATGCTCACCACCCTGACAGCTGCAGTAGTTTTGCCATCAGCAGTTCCAGACAAGTACATCGTTTGTACGTGCAATGTAGGGGATAGCTTAGCGTACGTCTACAGTCCCAAGTATGGTGTGCGTGAAATAACGCAAG GCTCTCACGATGTGCACTCCATGCGCGATATGAGGGATGCTCTTGGTGCTTTGGGGCCAGTCGACGGTCAGAATCCAGAATTGTCTAACCTTACCTTGTCAATGACAGACGTTTTTCCAGGAGATGTTGTTTTCCTCACATCAGATGGTGTGTCAGACAATTTAGACCCTGTCGTTGGGAAATTTGCCG GGTTACCATCCATAGAAGCCCATCAAAGACATCGGCTAACGTTACTGCGCACTGAAGATTTATTGAAACACGGAGTTTCTGGAAAAGGTCCCTCATGTACTTCAGCCAAGGAGCTAGTGAAACTCCTTTTAGATTTCGTAACCCACCTAACCGCAGCTAAAAGACGTATTCTTGAGGATGTAGAACTCTACTCTGGTGCTGAAGGGAAAGCTCTAAGTCGCTCCGAGCAGCGTTGCAAGCGAAAAGAAATTTGCGGAAAACTTGCGTTGGTGCCTGGAAAACTTGACCACGCCACTTGTGTAGCATATACTGTCGGTGATGTACAACCATTCTCCTGA